One window of the Montipora foliosa isolate CH-2021 chromosome 4, ASM3666993v2, whole genome shotgun sequence genome contains the following:
- the LOC137999845 gene encoding uncharacterized protein encodes MTTAEKEDNPSAHCALHAGARQGSAMISSRCFRSISKLSSSARLVRHASRQVSCGQGLIGQDIFLGRSTSVSQFLSTQSQFGRRFTRSLYSATVVCDLSRMPEILVNLVTQGVGVDTDISDDDDEMSSPVQRKHRNKPGY; translated from the exons ATGACGACTGCCGAGAAAGAGGACAATCCCAGTGCACATTGCGCTCTTCACGCAGGCGCACGTCAAGGGTCCGCCATGATTTCTAGTCGCTGCTTTCGTTCGATTTCCAAGCTTTCCTCTTCTGCAAGGCTCGTG CGCCATGCCTCAAGGCAAGTGAGTTGTGGACAAG GATTGATTGGCCAAGACATTTTCTTGGGAAGATCGACTTCAGTCAGCCAATT CCTTAGCACACAGAGCCAATTTGGTAGACGTTTTACAAGGAGTCTCTATTCAGCAACTGTAGTAT GTGACCTTTCTAGAATGCCTGAAATTCTGGTCAATTTGGTAACACAAGGAGTTGGAGTAGACACTGATAtttctgatgatgatgatgaaatgtCAAGCCCAGTACAACGAAAGCATCGAAATAAACCTGGCTACTGA